The following proteins come from a genomic window of Gossypium raimondii isolate GPD5lz chromosome 5, ASM2569854v1, whole genome shotgun sequence:
- the LOC105766393 gene encoding uncharacterized protein LOC105766393, with translation MIEKKQISNVTVPERRGGTSISNFEELFEYPRYNLSSLEKLTLSKLTELRVIWSGPIQVEHFQNLTRLQVRNCRRLRYIFSPTIARNLPQLSWLHIADCEELEQIIEKDQTPSQHHLQPICFPNFWWITIINCENLKCLFPIPLVHGGLPKLSGLCLRQVSKLEQVFEGDETNLNEEEEKVIRLPLLRFLKLVELPNLVSFSPVGYQFVFPFLTYLQVKGCPNMTTRFSVGSEKSVHAKMQASQSDDEIIVEESATAQETAWPIGSDIEWWPNGKLSIVNV, from the exons ATGATAGAAAAGAAGCAAATAAGCAACGTGACAGTCCCTGAAAGGAGAGGAGGAACATCAATTTCCAATTTTGAAGAGTTATTTGAATATCCTAGATATAATCTTTCAAGTCTGGAGAAGCTAACGTTGTCCAAACTAACTGAATTGCGGGTGATATGGAGTGGTCCCATTCAAGTTGAACACTTTCAAAATCTCACTCGATTGCAAGTCCGCAATTGCAGAAGGTTAAGATACATCTTCTCACCTACCATCGCTCGAAATTTGCCACAATTGTCGTGGTTGCATATAGCTGACTGTGAGGAATTGGAGCAAATAATTGAGAAGGATCAAACTCCGTCACAACATCATCTCCAACCTATTTGCTTCCCTAATTTTTGGTGGATTACAATCATTAACTGTGAAAACTTGAAATGTCTCTTCCCGATTCCTCTTGTTCATGGCGGCCTTCCAAAACTAAGTGGATTATGCCTTAGACAGGTCTCCAAATTAGAGCAGGTGTTTGAAGGAGATGAGACAAATCTGAATGAGGAAGAAGAGAAAGTGATACGCCTACCTCTGCTCCGCTTCTTAAAGCTTGTTGAGCTACCAAACCTCGTGAGCTTTAGTCCTGTGGGTTACCAATTTGTTTTCCCATTTTTGACGTATTTACAAGTAAAAGGTTGTCCCAACATGACCACAAGATTTAGTGTTGGTTCAGAGAAATCAGTGCATGCGAAAATGCAG GCAAGCCAATCAGATGATGAAATTATAGTGGAAGAATCTGCTACAGCTCAAGAAACTGCATGGCCAATTGGTAGTGATATAGAATGGTGGCCTAATGGAAAATTAAGCATTGtgaatgtttaa
- the LOC128040957 gene encoding disease resistance protein At4g27190-like: MKNEQGRRSEQELWLRLKNELRILIILDDIWESINLKEKIGIPIGDDHKGCKVLLTTRRQQVCQAMDCQNLVQLGCLNDDEARTLFEKKAGLDDFSDDSIKIRANQIGKKCGGLPIAIVPLGSALKGKTHYEWQAAYRRLKDRRLTEIEDVNEENAYVCLEASFDYLKNMETKTCFLLCSLFPEDDKIYVENR; encoded by the coding sequence ATGAAGAATGAACAAGGAAGAAGATCCGAGCAAGAATTATGGTTAAGGCTGAAGAATGAACTGAGGATTCTTATCATCCTTGATGATATTTGGGAATCCATCAACTTAAAGGAGAAGATTGGAATTCCAATTGGGGATGATCATAAAGGCTGCAAAGTTCTTTTAACAACACGCCGTCAACAAGTATGTCAAGCTATGGATTGTCAAAACCTGGTACAACTTGGCTGTTTGAATGATGATGAAGCTAGGACTCTGTTTGAAAAGAAAGCAGGTCTAGATGACTTTTCTGATGATTCTATTAAAATCCGAGCAAATCAAATTGGCAAAAAATGCGGGGGTTTGCCTATAGCTATAGTTCCACTGGGAAGTGCCTTGAAAGGTAAAACCCATTATGAGTGGCAAGCTGCATACCGGAGACTCAAAGATCGTAGATTGACTGAAATTGAGGATGTTAATGAAGAAAATGCCTATGTATGTCTTGAGGCGAGCTTCGACTACTTGAAGAATATGGAGACAAAGACATGTTTCTTGTTGTGCTCTTTATTTCCTGAAGATGATAAGATTTATGTTGAGAATCGATGA
- the LOC128041112 gene encoding uncharacterized protein LOC128041112: MGCGFCEAALSNTVGTLVVNCVVKPVGRQLDYVCRFHDNVEKLREKKRELADARKRLLLKIEEAKNRLLLIEDDVQNLQSRADETLSDMGTLDEEIQLNKRCLNWCPNWSWRYQLSKKAMKKIQDISELLDKFGQLGPVGYPAPTALPTIDFLCSKEFVFSKSSETAFYQIIEALKDENINMIGLWGWEGGQDHPGS; this comes from the coding sequence ATGGGTTGCGGATTTTGCGAGGCTGCTCTTTCTAACACAGTTGGAACACTGGTTGTGAACTGTGTGGTGAAGCCGGTAGGACGTCAACTTGATTATGTCTGTCGCTTTCATGACAATGTTGAAAAGCTTCGAGAGAAAAAGCGTGAACTTGCAGATGCACGAAAGCGTCTACTACTTAAGATTGAGGAAGCTAAAAACCGGCTTCTACTAATTGAAGATGATGTACAGAACTTGCAATCAAGGGCAGACGAAACACTGTCTGATATGGGAACTCTGGATGAGGAAATCCAACTGAATAAGAGGTGTCTCAATTGGTGCCCTAATTGGAGTTGGAGAtatcaattaagcaagaaagCAATGAAGAAAATCCAGGATATCTCTGAGCTTTTGGACAAATTTGGTCAACTTGGACCCGTCGGTTACCCTGCACCTACTGCCCTTCCCACCATAGATTTCCTATGTTCTAAGGAATTTGTGTTTTCGAAATCTTCAGAGACTGCATTTTATCAAATCATTGAAGCCTTAAAAGATGAGAATATCAACATGATTGGGTTGTGGGGATGGGAGGGTGGGCAAGACCACCCTGGCTCGTGA
- the LOC128040955 gene encoding uncharacterized protein LOC128040955 isoform X2, whose protein sequence is MEEIIQDSQVSTISFQCLREVQVTKCNKLKFLFPMCVANSLGQLQTLMIESCSQLQEIIQGPDEVLISMSQGLARLKNVELINLPQLKGRERNYIVLTSASLHLLKVRDCPQLTPIIVSTNIQVLYFSKMIEKKQISNVTVPERRGGTSISNFEELFEYPRYNLSSLEKLTLSKLTELRVIWSGPIQVEHFQNLTRLQVRNCRRLRYIFSPTIARNLPQLSWLHIADCEELEQIIEKDQTPSQHHLQPICFPNFWWITIINCENLKCLFPIPLVHGGLPKLSGLCLRQVSKLEQVFEGDETNLNEEEEKVIRLPLLRFLKLVELPNLVSFSPVGYQFVFPFLTYLQVKGCPNMTTRFSVGSEKSVHAKMQASQSDDEIIVEESATAQETAWPIGSDIEWWPNGKLSIVNV, encoded by the exons ATGGAAGAAATAATCCAAGATTCACAAGTATCAACCATAAGCTTCCAATGCCTAAGGGAAGTACAAGTCACAAAATGCAATAAGTTGAAATTTCTCTTCCCAATGTGTGTTGCTAATAGTCTTGGGCAATTGCAAACTCTGATGATAGAGAG TTGTTCCCAATTACAAGAAATAATCCAAGGACCAGATGAAGTGTTAATCTCAATGTCTCAAGGTCTTGCACGATTGAAAAACGTTGAGTTGATTAATTTGCCTCAATTGAAAGGAAGGGAGAGAAACTACATTGTGCTGACATCGGCATCTTTACACTTGTTAAAAGTGAGAGATTGTCCTCAATTGACACCTATTATCGTTTCAACTAATATACAG GTATTGTACTTTTCGAAGATGATAGAAAAGAAGCAAATAAGCAACGTGACAGTCCCTGAAAGGAGAGGAGGAACATCAATTTCCAATTTTGAAGAGTTATTTGAATATCCTAGATATAATCTTTCAAGTCTGGAGAAGCTAACGTTGTCCAAACTAACTGAATTGCGGGTGATATGGAGTGGTCCCATTCAAGTTGAACACTTTCAAAATCTCACTCGATTGCAAGTCCGCAATTGCAGAAGGTTAAGATACATCTTCTCACCTACCATCGCTCGAAATTTGCCACAATTGTCGTGGTTGCATATAGCTGACTGTGAGGAATTGGAGCAAATAATTGAGAAGGATCAAACTCCGTCACAACATCATCTCCAACCTATTTGCTTCCCTAATTTTTGGTGGATTACAATCATTAACTGTGAAAACTTGAAATGTCTCTTCCCGATTCCTCTTGTTCATGGCGGCCTTCCAAAACTAAGTGGATTATGCCTTAGACAGGTCTCCAAATTAGAGCAGGTGTTTGAAGGAGATGAGACAAATCTGAATGAGGAAGAAGAGAAAGTGATACGCCTACCTCTGCTCCGCTTCTTAAAGCTTGTTGAGCTACCAAACCTCGTGAGCTTTAGTCCTGTGGGTTACCAATTTGTTTTCCCATTTTTGACGTATTTACAAGTAAAAGGTTGTCCCAACATGACCACAAGATTTAGTGTTGGTTCAGAGAAATCAGTGCATGCGAAAATGCAG GCAAGCCAATCAGATGATGAAATTATAGTGGAAGAATCTGCTACAGCTCAAGAAACTGCATGGCCAATTGGTAGTGATATAGAATGGTGGCCTAATGGAAAATTAAGCATTGtgaatgtttaa
- the LOC128040955 gene encoding uncharacterized protein LOC128040955 isoform X1 produces MEEIIQDSQVSTISFQCLREVQVTKCNKLKFLFPMCVANSLGQLQTLMIERCFGMEEIIQDSQVSTISFQCLREVRVTECNKLKFLFPMCVANSLGQLQTLTIESCSQLQEIIQGPDEVLISMSQGLARLKNVELINLPQLKGRERNYIVLTSASLHLLKVRDCPQLTPIIVSTNIQVLYFSKMIEKKQISNVTVPERRGGTSISNFEELFEYPRYNLSSLEKLTLSKLTELRVIWSGPIQVEHFQNLTRLQVRNCRRLRYIFSPTIARNLPQLSWLHIADCEELEQIIEKDQTPSQHHLQPICFPNFWWITIINCENLKCLFPIPLVHGGLPKLSGLCLRQVSKLEQVFEGDETNLNEEEEKVIRLPLLRFLKLVELPNLVSFSPVGYQFVFPFLTYLQVKGCPNMTTRFSVGSEKSVHAKMQASQSDDEIIVEESATAQETAWPIGSDIEWWPNGKLSIVNV; encoded by the exons ATGGAAGAAATAATCCAAGATTCACAAGTATCAACCATAAGCTTCCAATGCCTAAGGGAAGTACAAGTCACAAAATGCAATAAGTTGAAATTTCTCTTCCCAATGTGTGTTGCTAATAGTCTTGGGCAATTGCAAACTCTGATGATAGAGAGGTGCTTTGGAATGGAAGAAATAATCCAAGACTCACAAGTATCAACCATAAGCTTCCAATGCCTAAGGGAAGTACGAGTCACAGAATGCAATAAGTTGAAATTTCTCTTCCCAATGTGTGTTGCTAATAGTCTTGGGCAATTGCAAACTCTGACGATAGAGAGTTGTTCCCAATTACAAGAAATAATCCAAGGACCAGATGAAGTGTTAATCTCAATGTCTCAAGGTCTTGCACGATTGAAAAACGTTGAGTTGATTAATTTGCCTCAATTGAAAGGAAGGGAGAGAAACTACATTGTGCTGACATCGGCATCTTTACACTTGTTAAAAGTGAGAGATTGTCCTCAATTGACACCTATTATCGTTTCAACTAATATACAG GTATTGTACTTTTCGAAGATGATAGAAAAGAAGCAAATAAGCAACGTGACAGTCCCTGAAAGGAGAGGAGGAACATCAATTTCCAATTTTGAAGAGTTATTTGAATATCCTAGATATAATCTTTCAAGTCTGGAGAAGCTAACGTTGTCCAAACTAACTGAATTGCGGGTGATATGGAGTGGTCCCATTCAAGTTGAACACTTTCAAAATCTCACTCGATTGCAAGTCCGCAATTGCAGAAGGTTAAGATACATCTTCTCACCTACCATCGCTCGAAATTTGCCACAATTGTCGTGGTTGCATATAGCTGACTGTGAGGAATTGGAGCAAATAATTGAGAAGGATCAAACTCCGTCACAACATCATCTCCAACCTATTTGCTTCCCTAATTTTTGGTGGATTACAATCATTAACTGTGAAAACTTGAAATGTCTCTTCCCGATTCCTCTTGTTCATGGCGGCCTTCCAAAACTAAGTGGATTATGCCTTAGACAGGTCTCCAAATTAGAGCAGGTGTTTGAAGGAGATGAGACAAATCTGAATGAGGAAGAAGAGAAAGTGATACGCCTACCTCTGCTCCGCTTCTTAAAGCTTGTTGAGCTACCAAACCTCGTGAGCTTTAGTCCTGTGGGTTACCAATTTGTTTTCCCATTTTTGACGTATTTACAAGTAAAAGGTTGTCCCAACATGACCACAAGATTTAGTGTTGGTTCAGAGAAATCAGTGCATGCGAAAATGCAG GCAAGCCAATCAGATGATGAAATTATAGTGGAAGAATCTGCTACAGCTCAAGAAACTGCATGGCCAATTGGTAGTGATATAGAATGGTGGCCTAATGGAAAATTAAGCATTGtgaatgtttaa